One Pseudodesulfovibrio cashew DNA window includes the following coding sequences:
- a CDS encoding FAD binding domain-containing protein gives MNVLFPATVEAALEALCAEPDAHVMAGGTDLLVRCRAEQNRPETLVCLEKVADLAGFEISDGRIRIGAATSMTAVLENAAVRERLPLLHGAAKVFASPLVRNMATLGGNVCTASPAADMLPPLYALGAEVELRSLSGVRTMPVNDFIVGPGQMALAPGELLSAIIIPIPEGRTIQYFEKVGRRKALAISVVSLAALLRVEDGVIAEARLAWGSVGPMVIRCPEAEALLKGRSLTLGALREAGEKVRDTVSPISDVRASAEYRRQVAANLLLRLAQISGAH, from the coding sequence AGCGGCCCTGGAGGCCCTCTGCGCTGAGCCGGACGCCCACGTCATGGCCGGAGGCACCGACCTGCTGGTTCGGTGTCGCGCGGAGCAGAACAGGCCGGAAACCCTTGTCTGTCTGGAGAAGGTGGCGGACCTCGCCGGCTTCGAAATCTCGGACGGCCGTATCCGCATCGGGGCGGCCACATCCATGACCGCCGTGCTGGAGAATGCCGCCGTGCGGGAGCGTCTGCCCCTGCTGCACGGCGCTGCCAAGGTGTTCGCGTCCCCGCTTGTGCGCAACATGGCCACCCTCGGCGGAAACGTCTGCACCGCTTCGCCCGCAGCGGATATGCTCCCGCCCTTGTACGCTCTCGGTGCGGAGGTAGAGCTGCGCTCTCTCTCCGGGGTGCGGACCATGCCGGTTAACGATTTCATTGTGGGTCCGGGACAAATGGCCCTGGCTCCCGGGGAGCTGCTCTCCGCCATCATCATACCCATTCCCGAGGGACGTACCATCCAGTATTTTGAGAAGGTCGGGCGTCGAAAGGCCCTGGCCATCTCCGTGGTCAGCCTTGCGGCTCTGCTCAGGGTCGAGGATGGCGTCATCGCCGAAGCGCGGCTTGCGTGGGGGAGTGTGGGCCCGATGGTGATCCGCTGCCCCGAGGCCGAAGCTTTGCTCAAAGGACGTTCCCTGACGCTGGGAGCCCTTCGCGAGGCGGGCGAAAAGGTGCGGGACACCGTGTCCCCCATCAGCGACGTTCGGGCAAGCGCCGAGTATCGGAGACAGGTGGCAGCCAATCTGCTGTTGCGATTGGCGCAGATCTCGGGGGCGCACTAG